TTTGGAGTCATCGTCATCATGAGATCAAATTCATGACAGTCACAGAATTCGCTTTTCAATACAGAGGAGACTGGCTGTAATCTCAGTCACGCTATTTCACTGTGTGAGAAAGAATATGACCTACAGTACTGACCCAGGGACAGCCTGTTGACCTGTACTCTCTGTATCTTAGAATAGATCCATATGACTGCATGCAACTCATCTGACTATGAATGGCCATGATTGCACAGTGAGAAAAACCAGGAGCTGCCCTTGGTCCTGACTTTGCAGTAGTTGAATTGTGTTCTACTGCTTAAAAAGGACAACAGAGGaaccacagttttgttttgtttttctgcacattATTAAGACTGTCCaacagcaaatgttttaattctgCATTGTGCTGCACTACCCCGCTCCACAAGGACATCCAAACAGGTCCGAATGATAATACATATTTGTAGCGATCTGAATTATTGAATATCCTAACTGCCTGCAATATGTTCCTCCACCTTTGTTGCAATGAATTGTCACCATTCACGTTGTGTTCATGGGTAGAACTGTGTTTCAATCCTCGTGCTGAATTATGAATTGCATGGGCTTTTCACAACTGAGATGTCAAGGCCCATAAAGATAGTAtgttttctcaaagacttcctCAAAACTTCTAAAACAATGAATGTCCGCTCTGAACACAGCAGGTTGAGCGCCGCAGCTTCGGACCGCCGAGCCCGAGGAACACCGGACACAATGTGAGTGACACGTTCGATTTCAATTAAAAGTTTCTGATGAGGAAATGGATAAAAATAGGAGGGGAGGTATGATTGCTACAGCTgcttgagatgaaaaaaaaatgaatatataactGTAGATTGCAAAATGGACTTTGCCCAGGTGGGGACTCATGTTGCatgatttatatatttccagacaagacaaaaaaaaatcatttcacaaaAGTCATCAGGCTCTAGAATAGATGATTAGCTCGATGACAGCAATGAGTGACCTTGAGAACGTGACACGGTATCATGCTTTGATTTAGAGCGAGAGGTTCAGAGGTTTTCACACATCACAAGTGATGAAAGTGACACAATTCAGTGTCACATGAGCTCGTCCTGAATCCTCCATCTatgaaatatcaaaagaaaCATCATTATTATGTTATATCATTTCTGTTTAAAATCCTGTTATGATGTAAGGCACCCTTTATGTTGAGTTTAAAAGTTGTAATTGCTTTAATACAAACAACTTTTGCCAGGTTGCTGATGTTGATGTTCCTCTGTCGTCACACTTGGAGACTTACCACCCTTCAAAATATAGTAGATCACAGTAGATGTCATGGAGCTTTCTTTTCCCATTGAGTCATCAAATGTCCAATTATGAATCCATTCATTGATGTGTACTTTTcccatcatttttattttaaattaaaatactcCAGTCCTCTCGTTGCTCATTTTATTCTAAAACCATCAAACTGAAACTAACTGGCTAACCAGTaaactataattattatttgtgtttgataACTGCATACTTGCCAATTCAAAGACATTgctgtgtatttattcatatttctctcaCTTGCTCATTTTGTACGTGTCTAAGTTATTTCAGAAGACATACTGTCTAAAAGTGAGAGACACTTGAACTTTTAACTAtggctttgttttcattattgtagAAGACCTTATGGTCTTTAAGACTTTGAAATGGATAGACTATATAATAACTTAACAGCCAAGGGCCAAAGGTTCTTATtcctaataattaaaaaaggacCCCACCCTTTATAAAGAGCGACTTATTGATGGTCTTCCAGTGTGGTACAGAAGgctattttgaaaagaaatgtcaaaccCTAACCTAAAGATGAGCCAAATGGGACAAATGGGAAACACTGGGCACTATGACCCAGCAGATAGTGTACTCttcatagagagagagagagaaaacaacgaGGTTAGTTGTGCTTGTCAGAATCGGTATAAAACCGAGACTTTGGGTTGACTCACCACTCAGCCACAGGGGAGACTGAGGGGTCACGTCTCTGCACAACTTGTGCCCTGCACGCGGATTGTATATGTGACATCTTCCCAGATGTTGGAACATCAGGACGCACAGCCCGTCGTTTACGCACCGGCCCTTTCTGTCCTGTTTCGTTGTGCACAGTCAGTGTGAAGTTTCCCTTTATGGATAGAAAACGGAAAAGTTTGAACTCCTGCCGGGGATGGATATTTGCTCCCACGTTTGTGCGTCTCCAAATTAAAACCCGATGTATCACCGGCAAATGAGGGACATTTCAGACTCATCGTGCCATTTGATCTGACCGGATGGCACGGGCGAGGAGACGCTGACCAGGACAAAGGGCACCTCAAGAGCCAGAAATCTCAGAGGGTGAAATTGAACATGACAAGAAGCGACTAAAAAGTCATGGAGCGCTCCGGTCTCGTCGCCACAACTCAGCTGGTGAACGCCACCAACGACAGTTTTAACGCGGCGCCGTCCGCCGTGGATGGGAGCGCGCAGGGTCTCGCCTCCCAGATCAGCCTGGCGGCGATTCTGTCTGCCATCACGCTGGCCACCACGTTGTCCAACGCGTTTGTCATCGCCACAATCTCGCAGTCGAAGAAACTGCAGACCCCCGCCAACTTTCTGATCGCCTCGCTGGCCGTCACCGACCTCCTCGTCTCCATCCTGGTGATGCCCATCTGCGTCCTGTACACGGTCATCCACACCTGGACGCTGGGGCAAGTCGTGTGCGACATCTGGCTCTCGTCGGACATAACGTGTTGCACGGCCTCCATCCTGCACCTGTGCGTAATCGCTTTGGATAGGTACTGGGCCATCACGGACGCGGTGGACTACTCCAAGAAGCGCACACCGGGACGCGCCGCCGGGATGGTGGCCACAGCCTGGGTCATCgccatctccatctccctgccGCCGCTCTTCTGGAGGCAGGTGAAGGCGGAGGAGCTGACGAGCTGCGGCGTCAACACGGATCATATTTTCTACACCATCTACTCCACCTTTGGCGCTTTTTACATCCCCACCTTGCTGCTCATTGCCCTCTACGGACGGATTTACGTGGAGGCTCGCAAGCGGATCCTGAAGCAGTCCCCCAAGAAGGTGGGCAAGAGGCTCACCTCCGCGCACCTGGCCGCCAACTCGCCCGGCTCCATGGCGTCCACGTCTTCCAAGTGCGGGAGACAAGACGCCGCCTTCAGCGACAGCGGCTCGTCGGCGAGCGACAACCAGGTGAAGGTGACGCTGTCGGACGCGCTGTTGGAGAAAAAGCGGATTTcagcagccagagagagaaaagccacCAAGACGCTGGGCATAATCCTCGGCGCTTACATCGTCTGCTGGCTGCCGTTCTTCATTTACACACTGGTGGTGGCCACGTGCGACACCTGTTTCAACCCCGAGCTGTTTGACTTTTTCACCTGGTTGGGGTACCTGAACTCCCTCATCAACCCGATCATATACACCATGTCCAATGAGGACTTCAAGAAAGCGTTCCAAAAACTCGTGCGCTTCAGGTGCTGCAGACGGTGAACGACCCGGTTGCTCCCTCAGCTGCCAATAGCCTAACGTGTATCGATGCATCTATTTTTGTACATACAGTTCTAAAACATGTCTGAGAAGATTGGATAGTATGAGAAGACAATATTTTTTAGACTATTATATAAACCGTGCATGCAATGGAACGACCACCCGTTGTCAGCCATCTTTATCCATTGTGGAGATTTGAAGTGTTTGGTACgttcaacaaaaacagaagatatGGACTGAAATTGTTTCATATACTTCCCGTGTATTCACtttcaaggcttcaaaacattGAGCAATATTTTGTCCAGCAGTGATGTGAAATTTACTTATGCCTCCGATGAGCCAAAGTCTTAGAAAAAACTTGCTTGAGTGAAAAATCAATATTGAAcaaaaagctggaaaaaaaaaatgacttgtgaGAATGGACATTTTTGCATTTGGATGGTACGGCAGCACACACAAGATTCCCATGCCACAAATGTGAGTTAACAGAGACCATAAACCCTCTGGCATGGTTTAAaatatagaagaagaaaaaaggactgAAAGTCCCAGGATCCGTCGTCATCGTGTACAAATATGGTAAAATTGttgtttcattctttaaaagTCATAGAGCATTAATATATCTATAtgctttgagagaaaaaaaaagcaatacagTATAGTGAGGGATGGCTTTTCTCTTGCCCTGTGTGGTTATCTACTGTAGTTTATGTAGAGAGGGACACTCGCGCAGCTGAAAAAAGAGTCAGCTGCATTGTTGTACCAGGCGCTAAGAAAAGATTCATACAATACCAGAGTCAAACAAAGAAACTGTAGCTGATATTTGCCCAGCAGAGCTGAACACCGATGATAAGTTCAATTTTACTGAACAAACATCACcttgttttactgtgtgtgtgcgtgtgtgcgtgcgtgtgtgctccCACATCAACTGTGTATCTACAGTATAAGTTACGTTGCCGTGTGAGATGGTTTGCCACCTCATGGCTACATCTGCTGCTTCCAATGACTGACCGTGGCCTCCAGAGCGACCGGACTGGCGCTGATTATTTGTCAGCGTCGTGTGAAATATAGTTATGTTGTTCTGGGGATTTATCTGTTCACATTGAGACATGATGTGCAATAAAGGCTTTCGATTTGTTTGGTACAAGTGTTTTATGAGTGAgagtttttcatttgaaaagtttAAGACCAGAGGATCCGTGATTCCAAATCAGCAGCGAGTTGTTTCGTTccttttttgttggtgtgttgaAAGCAGCGCAGAAAATCTGACAGATGATTTGTCatgttatcatttttttttagtttagacTCTTTCCTTGAAATCTAATAAGAGATTTGAGTTATGGCCCCAGGGGATAATGTGAAAGCTCCtcatgactttttattttgtcccatGAAGAATGGATGGGATTCCAGTTTGGTTTAGAATAAGATTCTCATCAAGGTTTGATCCCTCCACCATCTTCTCTGCTGCCTCCCTGCAGGCAGAGGAGGACACGAGCTGAGTGGTCTGATCGACTGTCACAGTTCAATAAGTCATGTGAGTGTCGGCGGGTGATGCTTCCTGGTGAACTTACTCCACCGGACAAAATTGCAGATGCACATGCAAACAGGCACACCCTTTGGCTTTTCCATTTATGAATTTTCATACGGGTCACCATGCATGAAAGATGAGTGCACCTGAGCGGGCAGATGCTCAAATGCTCATTTTTTCCAGGACTGTCTGGAGCAGCATGTTGAAAGATTAACATGAGAGCGTGTGCATCTCATGATATATAATATGTACATGAAAGGACCGAGGCAATTGACATCATGACATAATTGTGTTGTTtctatcatatcatattattcCTCAGGAGTaaaggacataaaaaaaaggaacattagTGGGGCAAAGAGCAAGCGAGTTACAGGTTCAAACGCCTTGCACACCATTCACTACGAAGTTTGGCATGTCCTTATCAGCCAGAAGAAATGTTTAGCATTTAAAAAGTCTTTGACTCTTTTGTTCTTACCTCAGCCACACCAATTGagaaaaatctcttcaaattaCAGCCAGCTGAGCctcaaaaaacagaaatgagacCGGTTTCTCTGAGCAGCAATGGTACCCAGTCTGTGGTTGACCTATTTCGTGAGAAGAAGTTAATATTCTTCCATGCAAAAGAGGATATAGTGTATTTCCAGGTGCAGGACGTTGTCATGTACTTATGCTGCTACATGACAATAGGTCAGCTGAGAATTTGCGACTGATTGCGAAGGGGCACCTGACCTCGCTGGCACCCGGAGCCTTTTCAGAAAGTGAAATGACGACGGGCCTCTGAAGGGAGGAAGGTCTTCGTGTTTGACAGCCAAATGTAAATGTGGCCGATGCGGTAGCTGCTAACTAGTCACGGTGGCCTCTGGTGAAATCAAAATGGCGAATGCCGTAAAATTTCACAGCGATTGAAAAGGCGCAAATTGAATCTAATGGCACAATATCTATTGGCTCAAACCCTCGTATCgcaaccattaaaaaaaacaaacataaacccATATACGACATGTTTTGGGGTAACAGCTCAATGGACCTCCGTTCATGCTGGACTGCTGCGAGCGCCCTCTGCACAACCCGTCAGCTGTGAGAGTTCAAGTTCTCCCTATTTTATGAATTCTACGGTTATTCCAGTAGCATTTAATGAAGCCTTGAAAAGTGGCCTTCTGGAGGAGATGATGAGCAGGCTGCCAATGACAGGGAAACCATTATTTTAAACTCCACACCCCAagctcattcttttttctttttaaaccctCTCCCTCAGCCACGGCCGACACGGACTCAAGTGACATGACTCGAGGTCATTTATCGTGATTTGCATATCCTTCTCCCTCCCCAAGACCGTAACAGACTCTGATGTGTAACATTGATGGAGTTTCCCTCTAAAAAAATTGTGTGcgtttaatattttttccacGTCATTGCAGACACAGGATCGTGGAGCACAGCGGCTCACACTGTACAAATCCCACAGTGCCTCTGAACGCAGGGGGGGAGATGATGTAGATCAGAGATTATCTATAATGGACCCGGTCAATTCCTCATGCAGGAGGATTGTTGATGTTTAACAAACACTTTGTGTTGCCAAAGAAGTACGGCGTGACTCGTGTAGCCAATAAACACTGAGCCTCCTGCTGCAGGGAAACACTATCTCGCTGTTGACACAGGACGATTGCAGCGCGCAAGCAAATACAACAATTATACAGccacttttttatttccctttattTGCCGAACGGGCTGCATTTACTGCTCTGCCACAGGTCTGCTCGGGAGTGAAGGACGCCACTGGTGTAACGGCTACTGGGGCTGAACACGTGGATAATGAAACCGTAAAAATTTCTCGTGATGAACGCAGCCTTGGTCAGCTCCTTTATTGTTTCACCCTCTCTGGTTGAAGAAGGTTCGCCGGCATTCATCCCTTAAGAAACGGACATGCACGTTACGATCTGCTATTAATAAATTACCTCACAGAGGCAAAAAGCAATTGACCTTGACGAGGAAAGGAAAACGAGTCAGCAAGTCATCTCTTAGGTGGCACGGCCGGGTAGGTAACCAGGCTGAGGGTGGATACCAATTAAACATGGCCTCTGATATTGGTTTTCAGCAAAACTGATTCTGACCACACATGGACCCGGTTGGTATTAGGCCAATATTGTTTACTCGTAAAAATttactttttgacatttatcTACGTGCATCATTTTACATTCCATATACTACGCCGCAACCGTGAGTGAATagctgtttgtctgtatgtgtcaGACCTGTGATTGACTGGCAACATGTCCAGGGTGTAACCCCGCCTCCTGCTCAAGCACAGGTCGTCAGCTGGAATGctgacgaccccccccccccccccccgaccttcAAAGGATAAATGATATGGCAGAGCAGTTAACCCCATGACAGTCAGCCACAGCCTATACTGTGCAGAAATGTACCAAgttaattgaaaatgaatattgtaCTTGAACCGCTACTATCACCAGTTCTTGGTGGTGTGGAGCTAAAGCTGGACTGTGGAGTCAGAAGGTGGAGACTTATTCATGTCAACAAACAGTAAACATATCTCAGCTCCATGTACGGATGATGGTTTCactacaaagtgtgtgtgtgtgtgtgtgtgtgtgtgtgtgtgttgaatcgCAGTTGTCGGTCATGCATGTTTTCGCCGTGCTTCACAGCAGATCCACTGCCACGAGCAGTTTCTCTGCCTTTTCGATTGAGTGGGTTAGTTTGAAGGCTCCCAGCACTTTGCGttaccttctcctccagctcaccGTACGTCTAATGACACATTAGGTGTCTCTGCCTTTCATAAACTGCGGATCCTCTCAAGCCCAAATTAGAAGACACATtgtatgttgctgtttttctgatAGAAAACAATCATGGTGAGATAATCTCACCATATACTGGTGACACGACTGACTGTTTGCGTTCACGACTGGAGCTTGAATCCATCACGCTTAACCTCCACTCTGCAGTTACATGCAACCACCAAATCAGGCAGTtatgttgtggtggtggtggtggagggggtgtGTGTAGTGTTGAGGTTATGATCCGCCCATCCATACTGTACACGCGTCACTGGTAATGGGCACTCAATTACCATCGGGAGAGAGAAGGGTGTCCTCTCTTTAACTGCTTATTGGTCATGCAAAAACCTCATTCCtcatattaaaatgaaacagtcCTCTGAGGGCTGAGACAACTGGATCATGTGAATCTAACCCCCAGTTAAAACCGGTCTGGTCAACAGCTAACTTTTGCTTCTCATAAATAATTCAGTGTGCTACACGTCCCCATAAGTCTGATGTAAACACAGTTGTGAACATTTGGGTCACTAGTGCGGCTATAGGTGCATGAGGATTGACTTCTGGGGCAACTTGCACAGTGAATTTTATGGTTGTTGCTATCAAAGACACAAAGTAGGTTGAGCCCTGGTTTGAAAAGACACATCAGCCGTTTGCCGAGCTTGACCCACTACCTTTAACTAACCCTGCCACTAATCGCGCCGTTACACGTTTTCATCGCGTACCGTGACTTTTACAGCTCTCTGAAAGGAAAAGTTTACAGAGAGTGAACTAAACTGTGGTGTATAATGGAGCTGGTTGGTGCGGGTGTCTTGTTCCTGGCTGATTGGTGCTGAACATGAGATGCACCCGCTCAGAGGTCAAACACACGAAACTTTACACATCGAAAGGCAGAGTTCAGAGACCGCTGCAACTGAGAACATGACAGTTCAACACAGGAggtcattttatttctctgtgtttctcaaCAGAACTATATGCCTCACATATATTTTGATCTAGTAATGTATGAGTTTTgatatgaaagaaaacattccaATCGTGGCGCCAGTGCTTTGCATTACAGCAACacacatgtattttctttcttatcACCACTTGAATGCCACATTCAGTCTTTAATCAGAAGTATAATGTGCTCAATAtaacaaatgataaaaaaaaatagaaacataattCATTGGATTTCTGTTTCATCCAGAGCCTTTGAAGAATATAAAtgagggggtttttttctcctcaccttgGGGATAATTTACATATTGTTTATTAACCTTTTGATATTAAGCATGAGAAGGTGCATTGGGACGGAAACTTGACTTGCATGTTTGTAATTTCCCATTTTCACAAGCAATAACACCACAAAATGTCACTGAAGCTATTAGCATGAAATTTGCCACAATCTGACACAACCTAATTCAGTCCATTTTTCTCCCTCGTCTGCAAACCCCCGAGCTCCTTGTCACTCCAATAAACAGCTTTCGCCTCACTCAGTCGCAACCGAAAGCCCCCTACCTCGCTTTGGAACCAGCTTCCTGCTCACGCCAGACAGTTTGACACAGGTTTGGTATTTCAATTCTGTCATTTACCTCAAAAAGGCTTTATATTAACCTTAAACATCCTCCTACAGACCCTTTGGTTTGATTTTTGGCTTCTCTTAAAGGACAGGGTTGGACAGAGAACGCCTCTGTTCTAAAACCAAAATCAATCGATCCAGGAGAAGTGGGGGGAGAGGATGGCAGGCCAGGCGTTCATCTGCCTCCAGACTTTCAGcctgaaaatgaagaaaaaaaaaaaaatcatctgagcTGAAAATGATGGAAGAGACTCCAACTTCATTCTAATAAGGAATAAATCGCTCCTCTGCAGAGATGAGGATAAAAACACCTAaagtacagagacaaacagcccTGGAGGAATCCCACGGTGAGGAAATGGAAATGCTGAAAGAGATTCCATCGAACAAAGGATTTCAAGGGGTTTTAAGagacatgaatgaaagaaataaagagttTGCTGAAGGGCAACAAAACAATTGGTGAGGGTGACGGCCGAGAGAACTGGCAACTGAGGAACAAGAATcacagaaaagcaaacaaactcaaCAATTGGTAATACACAAATGAAGCCAATTTTAAGTTGAACAGACATTGcaattatataataaaaaaataatacagatgcagcagcagcagtagtagtaaaaaaaacaaactgaaagccTGACCGATCTCTTTTTGCCCTGAATCGAATGATGTGAATTAAGTTGAACTCCTCCAGCGACGCCATAATACCTGAGATGACACCTGGGAAATCACTAAATGGAGTGTGAATTATTTCTGCCTGTGCGAGATCATATGGAAAACACTGCGTCTATCGAGGCCAAGTGCAGCCACACGTAATCACGGCATCATTAAACCAAACAGCGGTGACTGTCGCTGTGGCCCCACCGCACACCTGAGCAAACATATACCACCGTTGAGAAATCATCATCTCAGCGGAGGGTGTGGATGAATGCAATATAGTCTACTATCCATCCGTCCCTTCGGCCATCCATCTCCAGTTGCTAATCCGGGtcgacttcttcttttttcctgcgGTTCACAAGGTCATCCTTCCCAGATTCGGAGGCATAGGTTGTGTGTCTCAGTTTGGACGCTCTTGGCTCGAGGCTAAAATTCCCTTTTTTGCTGAATTTACCTGCATTTTCGGAAGGTGACTGGCAGGGAGGTAATTCATCTTTCATTTTGCATCATGTAGCCCAATGGGGCATAGAAAAATGACATAGAAAATGTGAGCGCACCACATCAGTAGACAgatgtgtttccttttttcaagtCTTTTCCTACAGTGCATTGAGACGTGGTGTCTGTGCTGCCCCTGTTATGATGCCGAGGGGTGTAAACCGGTGTGGATTAATATGCCGGGACACAAAAGCATCCCTGATGTCAATTGACCTGacctccttctctgcctctcgctcttttttccccctctttgttCCCCTGCCATGTGGCGCATGTTTCTCCAGGGTCATCTCTCAATctttccatcttctcctccctccaatgtctgtctctcctcctctgccttcccTCGCGACGCCTTACTCTCTTCCTCGTTTTCTCTCCTGCACGTCTTTCCCCTCGTCCATTCCCCATTTGCCCCTTTAACTTCCTCATGTCATCCCCATGATTCACTCCCACCCGGCCCCCGTGTAACTGCCTCCGTTGGTGCTTTACTCTGTTTCCAACAGATGCCAGTGAAGTCTGCCCCCCCGGGGAACATGATAAGCAGGCCGCATTTTGCCGGATACCAGGAGTCACAGCTCCATCTTCCTCCTAGCAGCATGGGAACGCAGCCTTTTAACTCCTCTTCGGCGAgagcagctggggggggggtggtgctCCTGGGACAGTCGCCTCTTACGCAGAAGCCATGAGTGAATCCTCTCTGTAGACTTCCACCTCTCAACTACAGAGAACATCGGGTGGAAACCCTCAAAATGCTGAGAGTCTTTTCTCATTGCATGTCACATCTTTAATagctcatttattttccatctcaATCAGATGTTTCATCACATATATAACATGCAGATGAGACAAGAGGACTCAGGTGCGTGTATGAAGGTCACCGTGGTCTTTTCAGAACTGCAGCAGACCTTCAATACTTAATCGAATCAGTGTCCTTCAGTGACATTTGTCCTTCTGCGAGGTTAACGTCATATGAGCTGTTATCTCAACATGGTTGGAGGTTtgattctgctttttttttttcaaccttatTTAACTACTAAGTTACGATCCCTGCACGGAATACAGTGTGATCATAACCAGTGGAACTGAGACCACAAAAATAAAGCCCAAGTTGTGACGAAGCTTGTTTGGCTTTAATGAAGTTCAAGATTGTCACGCAGAAAGAACGTTTGCAACCAACCTGGTGAAGCATCAGTTCCATTTTTTGCGAGTTTTAATGAAAActctgctttttcattttaaagctcCAAAGCCCAGCATGGTCGGGAGGGTTCATGGTGATCTGTGTCTGATTCAAGGTGCGTTTTGTTT
The Scophthalmus maximus strain ysfricsl-2021 chromosome 15, ASM2237912v1, whole genome shotgun sequence DNA segment above includes these coding regions:
- the LOC118286247 gene encoding 5-hydroxytryptamine receptor 1B, which translates into the protein MERSGLVATTQLVNATNDSFNAAPSAVDGSAQGLASQISLAAILSAITLATTLSNAFVIATISQSKKLQTPANFLIASLAVTDLLVSILVMPICVLYTVIHTWTLGQVVCDIWLSSDITCCTASILHLCVIALDRYWAITDAVDYSKKRTPGRAAGMVATAWVIAISISLPPLFWRQVKAEELTSCGVNTDHIFYTIYSTFGAFYIPTLLLIALYGRIYVEARKRILKQSPKKVGKRLTSAHLAANSPGSMASTSSKCGRQDAAFSDSGSSASDNQVKVTLSDALLEKKRISAARERKATKTLGIILGAYIVCWLPFFIYTLVVATCDTCFNPELFDFFTWLGYLNSLINPIIYTMSNEDFKKAFQKLVRFRCCRR